The segment cttctctgaatagctgtgcagagcacctccgattcatggacttaggactgacacccataggatgcttttgaggagccgattgtgattcaagggctcatctgcctgggtccatgtgcctctagagatgagcccaggacttggctgtggctggttatggggtcagatcagaggattggagggggcttgtccttggctcctgggagtagagcaatttttctttccctgcccctactttttttgcttttctttccttggcataaggagggactggaagaagtctgtctatggggagtgaggctggctgggaaactgctcgctgttctacattgtcatgcagctgggggcttggggttgttggcaggataacctctgcaccattccagtctgcttctctccactttatccatgcatccctgtcccagggctgggagacctggatacaaaagtcccacctgtggcttccagtccagggatggagtccctcagtgaatggattccagatggttctgtgtaaagctgcatcgaacagggtagttactgaacatgtgggtacatggaggaggatactgcactgcacccacccacatttcatataaaaccaatcctcatgctctggtactaattggttctttttatacctttcaccatttttgctattcactgtactgttaaGGGTGGATTttcattgtttcacttctgcaaaaagacagagtttagcattggagactccctacagcctggctggaagggaggcctacacccatgtgtccttctaggaaaaagctctttcataggatgcctccctgagtcccaggatgtgtggagggctctgtgccctacccagggttgacctcagtatattaacgggagcagaggcttctctctgatagaacagtaccaccctcctgcaagatgtctatgatggtttgtatatgcttagctcagggagtggcaatattaggaggcgtggtcttgttaaagtaggtgtgtcactgtgggcatgggctttaaaacccttttcctatccacatgcaagccaatcttccccaagaagccttcagatgaatatgtagacctctcacttactctggcaccatgactgcctggatgctgccatgctcccagcttgatgatactggactgagtctctgaacctgcaatcctgtgtccattaatgttgtcctcataagagctgcattggtcatggtgtgtctgttctcagcagtaaacccctaactgagacaatgtcaatgttccctgctccagcttcctggctatagaagcttcacacatgagcggcattctcttgggatatgggcttaataggctctaggctgtctgcttgatctgagagtgttaggacatcctgctcctaagggcattgttactgttcccatgcaatactgtgaaaacatcagcaggctcatgctttcttacccccctgaacacaatgctgccttttccaggagtggatccaacagctctcagaacctcctcaggaactatgtgttacccaaggattacctgcacttgcttacacacccctattctgtgtcctgaaaacttttcaaagcccattcatctgagactggtgagttcaggacagtagtcccaagtgtcttgtcctacgctgacagttcattctcatgaggcatcacttacccttgacagaggatttttccaaggggcattggatgtgcaggagaattgtgtgtgctgactcctgtcagatcagcacaggataccatcaaggccccatttgctcttgattttggaactcatggtctcggcactgtcttgttgttatttaggtccctgtcagtccctaattgaattttagcatgggaacccagggcagttgtcttcaaagatattcctagtatgggccacatcttcaccttgccagacataaagcacaacaaaacaccaggcaggcagagaaccctcaggggctggaactggcatgtgcaaacactctggcttgaccttggccagcacagattcagagaacatcttctatgtaggaagatctccttcctcctctcagagtttaggacatctagaggtaggctaaggtgctggcacaatgtgagcagaggcagcactctaggcttgttcagtgtcaaagcctccctgccacccctgtatcacagtcacagcagcccatctcatgagaattctagggctgctgatatcctggatgaataatccatgttctgctgctagtttctttgcttccacatggacaactgagagaagggattgattaagtgtaggtgaggaagccctgcaaatatctacttggtgttaataaagacaatgggttctgactggcaagatctttgaattagattttgaaaaatgccacctaggaacagttagtaggtactctcaggaaggtgcagcatggtgggcacaatgggacaggatccctgaggctggtgcagtgggacagggtcgttggggcaggtaaaactgagtaggaaacgtgagccaggaacaaccgggcagggaccctggttcagttacaacagagcaggaatcctgggggagatgcaagggggcatgattcctggggaagggatcttgtagttgtggccctgtggcatgtgcaactggcaaggaccctggggcaggtgcactgtgacgtgcacccaagctggaatgttcagacaggtgtgtgtttgcttcatgcagctgctgtctgaagtagagaacactggcaactgccccagaggggattttgggaaccccttccaagaatcccttagctcctaactgagaagctatacattccacagatggacctttattgagatgagcagattctaagggagctgccttgaatgaacagccaaagaaagcagaaatgaagaacaagcaattgcagcagacatgttcagtgtgttttcgaccagaaaagtaggaaaggaagaaactgattaagtcaaatcacttctcagtctatccatccatccatccatccatccatccatccacccacccacccacccacccacccaaccacccatccatccatccatccatccatcaatccatccacccatccatctgtccatccatttacctgagggaagtcagcttttctttctgagaatgtCAAAGCAACGCtcccttgtggtgacaatgaggattgcaggcagtgagataagtgggtatttatttatttatttatttatctatctatctatctatctatctatctatctatctatctatctatttatttatttatttatttatttatttatttatttatttcatctgcgatagactgccacttgtggccagtccccatctgcatcagctgtaccataaacccagtctcagggtgacacagaaaaggcctaattggaaagtatgtcctctctctaagcgacactgtataataacatactctggactgcaggtcagtcaaggcctgtgtttaggagacttgtggacagatgaatgtctgtgagtctggacttagactctgtggagggctcaggtcacctgactgtcctgaagcttcccactgtgatttatttccctcctacagagccagacacctgagcaactgcatttcctggttatcccctaatcctcttacactgtgtagtgtgttcaatctcagggagggcctgggaatctgagagacaccactgagccccctgggcctggctgactcaacctgaggctactctgtgtgtcttcattttgctcaccctccagagacctcaaaagtcagcagtgagcttgctgagaggtcaggaacctccatattggcccaagagcaactgtcctcttttacaggttcatccacagagcttgtaattctgattggtgcaaccgtcaggaagagtgaaagatgtcatctcccaaggacaagtgctgtgctagtggacactgaggaacttcagggatcaaacccttccccattcttcttcagcctctcttgttcttcgttgagatgtttcctgaagatctaaaagatccaggcaatccatgacatgggtttgaacataatctcgacattttattcattgcctgataactaagactaggtaaaatttatttatttattcattcattcattcattcattcaataaatCATTCGTTATGCATACGTACAGGGTAGCTGTatttagaaagaccagagagggcatcagatgtcattagagacatttgtgagcctccatgtgtttgctgggatttgaactcaggacctctgaaagagcattcagtgctcttagccacttatcaatctttccattttccaggctaacttttttacttccaataatgtcttctttattcaggttacatcctgatcccagtcactctccctcttcccttcccagtcccaccttacaaatcctttctaccataatgctctcccttctctttggacaaggggagagtccctgggtaccacaccaccccgggacatctagtcccaggtggcccgagcacattctgccccacagatttacaatcaggcagtccgggtatggggaacagatccaatggcaggcaacacagactgagacagtcctggatctacttgtcagatgacccacatggagaccaactgcagatagctaacctggctctggggttggttgcacaggctctagcatactccatggtccaaggtatctgacggtaggggacttcttgtagtgttttatCCCAACCAGTTTCCTTGTcactctcccccactcttccacaagacttcccgagctccatctgaggattggctgtggctttcagctgctgagtgaagcctctggagacaggtgtgctacttttctgtctgcaagtaaatcagaaagaatatcataaatagcgtcagaggttgtgtctgtcacatgagacagaactcactttgtgtcagtcattgactggttggtccctcaatatctgctttacctttatccctgcacacttattggcaagacagatttcgagttgaaagttttgtgaatgtattgatgtctccttcctcttctagaagtgtttcttgttacaggaggtggccatttcgttttcatgctctggtaagcctgcaagggaggctttgtgttgggtccagtagttaaaagcaaaacctgggaagaggaacggcagagttgtgatctaggacttcctgcagcagccagctctgggtcctgggagcctaggcaggctttgcagtcatagagctccatccactgcccaagtcccatcctgacaccttctccatctctatttCAGACCATTGTAATTCTGGCATAGTCGCTCTGTCCTGTGCCCGATAGGCCATCctaccctggaagaacagagagttcaaggacagccaaatttcacttaagcaaacttgttctcagactgtgtggttgctctgtcttagctctcataacacactttcctctacgttgccttaggctgtatcctccaagcatcccaccatgcatcagctccatatcctgacgaacctaccttagggtccctgataattccagatactttaatgttctcccaggatgGACTGTGGCCTCTGGTGTGGCTCACATTGatcctagaagttcttgggagcctccatgccatggcataggatgtctctgaatccgcactggcctgagggattccatctggcacaggattctctccctattgttgaattttggcacttatgtttttcaggaatggctctgcatgtggtcaacacacactaccctggaagacccgagagttcaaggacggccaactttcacttaagcaaactttttcacagagtgtgtgggtcccatcagcagagagtagcctgcacattgcaatgatgtgcaaacttctgcctttcagccatgatggactttaggatctaccctgaggaccctccacaagccacaggtgggtgatgtgtaaattgggcatgttattgggtcaggtcttctgtgcagtgccttaagctgacagcctttttggagggcatatgcttctctattaaatgaacttgttccactgttggcctggagtctgctgtgtctgccgctcatgctctcctccaagtctctaactGTCCCTAACTCTCCTTGACTGGCTGGTCAATCAGTCTTCATACCAGTCTAGAGCCATTCTATAAAAAcagagcccagactgtcctctgccgaCGTTTAACGGGGctgctggtttagtgtcctgggttccctatgggggttcaaactcaagtttcttaagtccctatgtgtctgacaaaaagcctttagaacaaggtagatgtgaagaaatcaagaaataaactcctgcagtacttcatgTCTACCACTGGAGAGGTCTACacttttctggtcctggtgtgctactcagcaaaccctctcactggaaggccctgtgcctgaagcagagaacctctgctaaacacaatgttaccaagaaactggctgtatcttcacggcagcctgtagaagattctccacgaccctgaggacccaattgggaaaacttaggtaggcagggtgtgggagccaccagggctgtatggagaccttacccagaatttaatctccagctgtgcattccgattaacatgacccacactcctatgaaggtctctgggtggctcctgatatgagttgggggagggggtaggacaaggaagctgggtcaagacagaagcactgtccttactcactgcgtctgggcttgttcctgccctaactgtgaagcaggaaacaaacacccactcctcatgggactgtccgtgatgaggccagctgaggatctgaactgtcagcaagaaagacaggagctgtatgtgccacaaaccagagcacagtgtcccgcataagcccatctctcaaatgatgctatctcctccccagagtggctccagtctgggttaggagtgggtcatgtattccgagctctctgctactcctgcaaacacagcaatggtgccttctcatgctcatctatactgagcctagggagcagccagaggtcatactcatgggaattcagactcagttcaatctgctatcctgtagcccatgagtctggactcaactttactggtcaaggccagtggtttatttcctggacaagactttaagaatgttagtgacacattgtatgcccttggctggccttcacTCTAATAGCCCTGAGTGACTATTCCAGCCTGCacccagggattcagatcagcattggccagagcaggctctttgctacctggtcctatagctcacctccactgtagttcatgtgtcctggctgctgcagctgctccagaagctaccagatgtcttcccacagaatcctgtagtccctgtgggctcatccacagacatctcacactctccctgctgggagttaggctggatgcctgctgtgtgggagctaccttgccttgtggagcagagtcagaagcagtggaggagatgttgtctgttgctcttaatgtcctcagtgcccagggcttgcctgtggtgtggttgtggtccagctccagttaatcactgatataaattcagccCGTAGAAGCTGCGTACCCCATGAGGCACAGTGAGGACCATAACTGAGGGGGAACcatgcaatccaggaccctgtggggatcagggaatattccaggtcccctctcacgcaggatgcaaggctaggagctctgtgtgccctgacacaggggcatgggactgtgactcccatgaaatgctccttcatacctattacatcatcagctttgagaaggtcttcctcagtaagaacattccacactgcttgcctctgccatctggctctcttttccagggctgcatgccctcaggaacattgacatgtcttctatgaacattaatattctgttaaatcattttgataaacagttctcagcatgatatctgtgtccagaagtagtcatcagcaattctcacggggacagggaatcaaaatcttccccctgctgttcatcctcctctttctcctcctcttccttctcttcctcctcctcctcttctttctcctcctctcttcatcttcctcttcctcctcctcctcctaccctcctcgctctcctcctcctgctgcttctgtgcctaatgctgcttctgctattgttgctactcctgttgctgctgtagtttctgctggtgtcttttccattgccatgtgtctgaaatcacctactgtttatactgaggatatgaaagaatttccagatgacactgtgaaatagacaagacaatttattccaagcaaaaaagacagtgaggtagaattcttagcttaccatttggggctttgatttgccttactatattataacttcttttttctacttctcagttgaggtctttgaaagaaaacatttagaactactacctataaaattcaatagatcactaggtcttaggaacaaaaaaaaaccagtatgcaaaacaatatgcatgcatgcaggattctgaccatcaactataacccacaaactaggttgttgatacttattcaatgacaaaccttgttaattaGTTTTGAGGCATAATGGAATaggatgttacatttgaaaacataagactctgctctgcagcacttgtgattgatgaccacatgtgaaaagatcagtagcccctggaggagtccatgagcccatgaccctctagtcctcaccctgtgggagctattggcctaagggggagctggaggccatctgaagggatgggccaactagaaaactctgtagagtgtggaactcatcaatcctattgggtccctgctgggaagaggagaaatcaaggagagggaaaaggcttggtgttggggaaacctcataaagaacttagagcatatacaaggtaagaattgtggggaaaatggaaaccagagacagaggaaggaccagcatagagcaaattgaaaaggacaaagcacaaaggtacctgggctatgcctgctgcttgttctctggactctccctgtggctcatttctggggggagattctgttctgccccaggcgaggtttctttctccttggcatgcagcaacacagctttatcagggcatttgctatattcctggtccaccccttaaaacctctgtgccggaccctgctggggatgggcttatcctctaatggggctctgtgggagagtgggttgtcttctttgatttccttattgctactcttctcagtgaagatgcttgttgtttgaatgcatgggacactcacggcacatttgtgatagtggtcctgtgtaggtgtcatcggtagaggcctgagacgaccagccacagtggatcttttgcctccttttggatgagcattctggccatagtgagatacgtgaccatgggaggatgacacccgcaaggtgccaaggactggcaggcttccactcctctttggttctaatctaaaagcagcagcaggatcaaggctaggaaatggggctacaacgggactcacttgctgtgcctgggctgtgcagccatccccctggagagcctgcttttgtagaaagaaataagttgccatttcctcattatattttctttgttttaaagagtgttttactacagaggcttggaatccaatgcttttcatggcatccaaaatggccgggtctggtgtgaggggaagcatttcttcatagggacctatcaatccgttccagtgttctttgaaccaagggtgtttcatcgcctttcttgctgttggtctaaagttgggatttacccttagtaatttactaaggaggtcctccagttcttttgaaaccccacagggagcaggatatacccctgccactacttgtctctgcagttcttggatgatcactgaatcaaatgggagctttcccactaccatacagtacaagaccactcctataatccacatatcattcttcggcccgtcataccgatggccaaggaggagttcaggggaaccaaaagagtacgtgccgcagtggtggtttagcatttttccaggttgaaattgggtgctaagcccaaagtcgatgactttgacctttttgtttttatcaatcattatattgtccagtttgaggtctcggtgaacaatcccctttccatggcagtagctcactgctgacaatatctgttcaaatatttgccgggcctcatcctcctctatgtgccctgactctctgatgtactggtagagttcttggccttccaccagctccattatgaggtatattctcgtttccttttcaataacttgtatgagagacactatgttggggtggttgatctttctcattatgtttgcttccatcatggctggctggaaccactgcttgtcctttcgcagaactttgacagccaccggggttcctgtgagccggtggtgggccaggaggactttggcgttgcccccttgcccaattgtccccaatacttggtattgggaatggaagttgccctcctcagagatactgggctcgggtgtaggtgttggtaactcctcctcagtctctgtaggcattttatcagtactaatgctacctaaaaataacaaaaatggaatcaaataatgaaaaagatggagcaatataggagctaaaattacacttgtggtacctaaaagaaacaaacaaaagaaaaagaaaaaaaacaaacaaagacaaagtaaaaactagactagaaaaatagagcaaaattatgaaaaagttaaggggaaaatatgaagagtcataagtaaaagccacccaaataaccaaccccaaaagagaaagccaagagcacacacatagtaaatgcaatgatgaaaataaaaatcgtcatactacaataggattgggcggccaaagatggtcaatactatgaatagatgttcattgaagaaaaaaaaaacagatgaaagaaacgagaggagaaagactgagtataagacaaaacaaacaaatataaaaagccaacacttaagggaaaactctattgaatttcaggacctagtgatccacaaaaatccacaactctccagagcaaaatactgaaaattaaaattaaccaaccacaaggaataaggcagttaaatatcagtgaacagtaaaccttaaacaaaggccgaagagtctAAGTGTCACAatgggcaaatttgtatcaagtctaagccaatgattgcttgtactcaataaatagagaaacaggaataatgtaaatggatgaaaccgcaggacattgaaaatggagatagagttaatcatccgactgcagaaccgtaaataatcaaagcagtaatatagcatgtgagaacataccactaaaaaatgaaaccagcaatccataataaataaataaataaataaataaataaataaataaataaaacaaaaaacaaaaccccaataaggaaatagccagtggcgtggcaatatgtgacctaattctttctcttgaagtcatccaaaaatcaatcaatcaagaaataggcagccagccatctccataggcctttaaactgatattatggggttggcataccaaatgcctgggagcgactggtcagccagcccagatacttgggcagctgcaggccagtgagagagcctgtcttgaaaataaggttgagaacctacctcaggaacagcagccggggtgatttctggcctctacactctcttgcactgaggtgcaggtaatatagatacaaggggcaaaaggggatgggcacgtgcacacacagacacacagacacacacacacacacacacacacacacacacaggcacccacacaggcacaggcacacacacaggcacacacacagaaatacacagaagtgaacttatactcacacaaactcttacaaacacccagattcacacaaaacacgcatacttacacacaagcaaacctggaaaaacacacgtcagacacatacacacatacacacagggatacacatacgcacaagaagacatacacacatacaaacacatacacacatacaaacctgtaaactcacacactcctacatatactgacaaacacacaagcgaaagtgtacacacactcacacacaggcaaatctgtcagcacacactctcttacacacactgatagatacacatatacacagtacagtaaaatccaatacaaccacacacagctcacaagatacaaacaagtcgcagagggctccactccacacctcctctcaaagcactcaaagaaatccaggcctggcaacagcttaacatctgttggctgggacgcctcacagtcgctcctcatgaggtcacaataggacctgtcaacatggttgggaaggactctgagaccgtggcttctatgggctatggaaagactttaggctgttagaaataaaaccctgtaagatgtttagctgtccatagttctctgttttgaatgtttacttTGCATCCTGCTTCGAAgtcctcatgtctacactcagggtgtcacattatctttgaattctgaaggattagcctcaaactgatggtatagttttctttttttaaagacaaagctgtttctaaactgacccatcaagaggacactgttctcataagtcctcagaaaggctctaggttatcatcaaacacctgagacaaagctgcaggactaggcagagacttgagtttgaatcccccaaacgcctaatggatgcatcagcaaagctcataagctttctctgtggagaagttaacatggaccaacagattagagggccagagccccaacccatgctgggtggacactctcctttgacatccaacacagagatctttgtacagagatcaggagaaggcttctctgaatagctgtgcagagcacctcaggctcagggactcaggactgacacccatagaatgctgtagaggaaccctttgtgattcaagggctcatctgcctgggtccctgagcctctagagatgatcccaggactgggctgtctctgcttatgggctcagacagggaggtgccagggggcttgtccttggctcctgggagtagagcagtttttctttccctgtccctgctttttgaacttttctttccttgggaaaatggaaggactggaagaagtctgtctatggagagtgaggctggctgggaaactgctcgctgttctccattgtcatcctgctgggggtttggagttgttggcaggttagcctctccaccattccaatctgcttctctccatttaatccatgcatctctgtctcttcgcttcgtgacatggttgcacaagtcctacctgtagctgccactccagggcataagtccctcagtgagtgaattccagatggttctgtctagagagaaattgtacagggtcgttgctcagtatgtaggtacatggaagaggatactgcacggcatccacacacatttcatataacatcaatccacatactctggtactaaacggttctatttacacctttcgcgattactgctattcactgtactgtgaagtgtgaatttttattatgtttcacttctgcaaaggaagagacagtgtttagcactggagattccaaatgcctagctggaagggaggccttgacacacaggtgtgctcctgggaaatagCTCTTTC is part of the Rattus norvegicus strain BN/NHsdMcwi chromosome 1, GRCr8, whole genome shotgun sequence genome and harbors:
- the LOC134484876 gene encoding sperm motility kinase Y-like, whose amino-acid sequence is MPTETEEELPTPTPEPSISEEGNFHSQYQVLGTIGQGGNAKVLLAHHRLTGTPVAVKVLRKDKQWFQPAMMEANIMRKINHPNIVSLIQVIEKETRIYLIMELVEGQELYQYIRESGHIEEDEARQIFEQILSAVSYCHGKGIVHRDLKLDNIMIDKNKKVKVIDFGLSTQFQPGKMLNHHCGTYSFGSPELLLGHRYDGPKNDMWIIGVVLYCMVVGKLPFDSVIIQELQRQVVAGVYPAPCGVSKELEDLLSKLLRVNPNFRPTARKAMKHPWFKEHWNGLIGPYEEMLPLTPDPAILDAMKSIGFQASVVKHSLKQRKYNEEMATYFFLQKQALQGDGCTAQAQQVSPVVAPFPSLDPAAAFRLEPKRSGSLPVLGTLRVSSSHGHVSHYGQNAHPKGGKRSTVAGRLRPLPMTPTQDHYHKCAVSVPCIQTTSIFTEKSSNKEIKEDNPLSHRAPLEDKPIPSRVRHRGFKGWTRNIANALIKLCCCMPRRKKPRLGQNRISPQK